In Chelonia mydas isolate rCheMyd1 chromosome 20, rCheMyd1.pri.v2, whole genome shotgun sequence, a single genomic region encodes these proteins:
- the GPR108 gene encoding protein GPR108 isoform X2 gives MFGRSRRGPGASRGLGRLLPLLLLLGGAAGRIHRLVLTGEKRADIHLNTFGFYANGSLEVNVSRLHLGLGSAKQEKPWVGFSLSRTRIREALSYPFSSLQGKESHNCTLEQNGAESRILFLIDVNQKRVQVRKLGEQKKLQIYSGLIPEVQNGGSDPKPANDSKAQAAASKGTETQQEVPGKGPNAGSPQKKTEGEAKQDSGHRVEDLVLALGNVNDSYNFSFHVVIGSEAEGLYNLNFHNCHNRAPANQMPYDITVMIREKNPDGYLSAAEIPLIKLYLVMSACFLAAATVWVYFLCQHKFSVFKIHWLMAALAYTKALSLLFHSINYYFINTEGHPIESLAVMYFVTHLLKGALLFITIALIGTGWAFIKYILSDKEKKLFVIVIPLQVLANVAYIIIESSEEGSSDYASWKQILFLVDLLCCGAILFPVVWSIRHLQEASSTDGKAATNLAKLKLFRHYYVMVVCYIYFSRVIAILLKFTVPFQWQWLYELLVEVSTLVFFILTGYKFRPASNNPYLQLPQEDEEEGEELQMNQVVTEAGVHEGLSKLKKSRVAREAV, from the exons ATGTTCGGCCGGAGCCGGCGGGGGCCCGGGGCCTCGCGGGGGCTGGGGCGGCTcctcccgctgctgctgctgctcggggGCGCCGCGGGCCGGATCCACCGCCTGGTGCTGACG GGCGAGAAGAGGGCTGACATCCATTTGAACACCTTTGGCTTCTACGCGAATGGCTCCCTGGAGGTGAACGTGAGCCGGCTGCATCTTGGCCTTGGCAGCGCCAAGCAGGAGAAGCCATGG GTCGGCTTCAGCTTGTCCAGGACGAGGATTCGCGAGGCCCTGTCCTACCCA TTTTCCTCTCTGCAGGGGAAGGAATCTCATAACTGCACCTTGGAACAAAACGGAGCGGAGTCACGAATCCTCTTCCTCATCGACGTCAACCAGAAAAG GGTCCAAGTGCGGAAGCTGGGAGAGCAGAAGAAGCTGCAGATTTATTCCGGTCTGATCCCCGAGGTGCAGAATGGGGGCTCAGATCCGAAACCAGCCAACGATAGCAAGGCCCAGGCTGCTGCCAGTAAAG GCACAGAAACACAGCAGGAAGTGCCTGGTAAAGGGCCCAATGCGGGAAGCCCCCAGAAGAAGACAGAGGGCGAAGCCAAGCAG GATTCCGGCCACAGAGTGGAAGATCTGGTCCTGGCTCTAGGGAACGTGAACGACTCCTACAACTTCAGC TTCCACGTAGTGATCGGCTCGGAGGCGGAAGGTCTGTACAACCTCAACTTTCACAACTGCCACAACAGAGCCCCGGCAAACCAGATGCCTTACGACATCACC GTGATGATCCGAGAGAAGAACCCGGACGGGTACCTGTCGGCTGCCGAGATCCCCCTCATCAAACTCTACCTGGTCATGTCCGCCTGCTTCCTGGCCGCGGCCACCGTGTGGGTCTACTTCCTCTGCCAGCACAA GTTCAGCGTGTTCAAAATCcactggcttatggctgccttaGCGTATACCAAGgccctttctctcctctttcacaGT ATCAACTACTATTTCATTAACACCGAGGGTCACCCGATCGAGAGCTTAGCAGTCATGTACTTCGTGACCCACCT GCTGAAGGGCGCCCTGCTCTTCATCACCATCGCACTGATCGGGACAGGCTGGGCCTTCATCAAGTACATCCTGTCGGACAAAGAGAAGAAGCTCTTTGTGATCGTCATCCCCTTGCAG GTGCTGGCAAACGTCGCTTACATTATCATCGAGTCCTCGGAGGAGGGCAGCAGTGACTACGCCTCCTGGAAGCAGATCCTCTTCCTGGTGGACCTGCTCTGCTGCGGGGCCATCCTCTTCCCCGTGGTGTG GTCCATCCGCCACCTCCAGGAGGCCTCCAGCACAGATGGCAAAG CTGCCACAAACCTGGCGAAACTGAAGCTTTTCAGACATTACTACGTCATG gtcgTGTGTTACATTTACTTCTCCCGCGTCATTGCCATCCTGCTCAAATTCACCGTCCCCTTCCAGTGGCAGTGGCTCTACGAG CTCCTGGTCGAAGTATCCACCTTGGTTTTCTTCATCCTAACGGGATACAAGTTCCGCCCGGCTTCGAACAACCCTTATCTACAGCTGCCCCAAGAGGACgaggaagagggggaggaacTGCAGATGAATCAGGT GGTCACAGAAGCCGGCGTCCATGAGGGTCTCTCCAAGCTGAAGAAGAGCAGGGTTGCCCGTGAGGCAGTGTGA
- the GPR108 gene encoding protein GPR108 isoform X1, translating to MFGRSRRGPGASRGLGRLLPLLLLLGGAAGRIHRLVLTGEKRADIHLNTFGFYANGSLEVNVSRLHLGLGSAKQEKPWVGFSLSRTRIREALSYPFSSLQGKESHNCTLEQNGAESRILFLIDVNQKRVQVRKLGEQKKLQIYSGLIPEVQNGGSDPKPANDSKAQAAASKGTETQQEVPGKGPNAGSPQKKTEGEAKQQDSGHRVEDLVLALGNVNDSYNFSFHVVIGSEAEGLYNLNFHNCHNRAPANQMPYDITVMIREKNPDGYLSAAEIPLIKLYLVMSACFLAAATVWVYFLCQHKFSVFKIHWLMAALAYTKALSLLFHSINYYFINTEGHPIESLAVMYFVTHLLKGALLFITIALIGTGWAFIKYILSDKEKKLFVIVIPLQVLANVAYIIIESSEEGSSDYASWKQILFLVDLLCCGAILFPVVWSIRHLQEASSTDGKAATNLAKLKLFRHYYVMVVCYIYFSRVIAILLKFTVPFQWQWLYELLVEVSTLVFFILTGYKFRPASNNPYLQLPQEDEEEGEELQMNQVVTEAGVHEGLSKLKKSRVAREAV from the exons ATGTTCGGCCGGAGCCGGCGGGGGCCCGGGGCCTCGCGGGGGCTGGGGCGGCTcctcccgctgctgctgctgctcggggGCGCCGCGGGCCGGATCCACCGCCTGGTGCTGACG GGCGAGAAGAGGGCTGACATCCATTTGAACACCTTTGGCTTCTACGCGAATGGCTCCCTGGAGGTGAACGTGAGCCGGCTGCATCTTGGCCTTGGCAGCGCCAAGCAGGAGAAGCCATGG GTCGGCTTCAGCTTGTCCAGGACGAGGATTCGCGAGGCCCTGTCCTACCCA TTTTCCTCTCTGCAGGGGAAGGAATCTCATAACTGCACCTTGGAACAAAACGGAGCGGAGTCACGAATCCTCTTCCTCATCGACGTCAACCAGAAAAG GGTCCAAGTGCGGAAGCTGGGAGAGCAGAAGAAGCTGCAGATTTATTCCGGTCTGATCCCCGAGGTGCAGAATGGGGGCTCAGATCCGAAACCAGCCAACGATAGCAAGGCCCAGGCTGCTGCCAGTAAAG GCACAGAAACACAGCAGGAAGTGCCTGGTAAAGGGCCCAATGCGGGAAGCCCCCAGAAGAAGACAGAGGGCGAAGCCAAGCAG CAGGATTCCGGCCACAGAGTGGAAGATCTGGTCCTGGCTCTAGGGAACGTGAACGACTCCTACAACTTCAGC TTCCACGTAGTGATCGGCTCGGAGGCGGAAGGTCTGTACAACCTCAACTTTCACAACTGCCACAACAGAGCCCCGGCAAACCAGATGCCTTACGACATCACC GTGATGATCCGAGAGAAGAACCCGGACGGGTACCTGTCGGCTGCCGAGATCCCCCTCATCAAACTCTACCTGGTCATGTCCGCCTGCTTCCTGGCCGCGGCCACCGTGTGGGTCTACTTCCTCTGCCAGCACAA GTTCAGCGTGTTCAAAATCcactggcttatggctgccttaGCGTATACCAAGgccctttctctcctctttcacaGT ATCAACTACTATTTCATTAACACCGAGGGTCACCCGATCGAGAGCTTAGCAGTCATGTACTTCGTGACCCACCT GCTGAAGGGCGCCCTGCTCTTCATCACCATCGCACTGATCGGGACAGGCTGGGCCTTCATCAAGTACATCCTGTCGGACAAAGAGAAGAAGCTCTTTGTGATCGTCATCCCCTTGCAG GTGCTGGCAAACGTCGCTTACATTATCATCGAGTCCTCGGAGGAGGGCAGCAGTGACTACGCCTCCTGGAAGCAGATCCTCTTCCTGGTGGACCTGCTCTGCTGCGGGGCCATCCTCTTCCCCGTGGTGTG GTCCATCCGCCACCTCCAGGAGGCCTCCAGCACAGATGGCAAAG CTGCCACAAACCTGGCGAAACTGAAGCTTTTCAGACATTACTACGTCATG gtcgTGTGTTACATTTACTTCTCCCGCGTCATTGCCATCCTGCTCAAATTCACCGTCCCCTTCCAGTGGCAGTGGCTCTACGAG CTCCTGGTCGAAGTATCCACCTTGGTTTTCTTCATCCTAACGGGATACAAGTTCCGCCCGGCTTCGAACAACCCTTATCTACAGCTGCCCCAAGAGGACgaggaagagggggaggaacTGCAGATGAATCAGGT GGTCACAGAAGCCGGCGTCCATGAGGGTCTCTCCAAGCTGAAGAAGAGCAGGGTTGCCCGTGAGGCAGTGTGA
- the GPR108 gene encoding protein GPR108 isoform X3, which yields MFGRSRRGPGASRGLGRLLPLLLLLGGAAGRIHRLVLTGEKRADIHLNTFGFYANGSLEVNVSRLHLGLGSAKQEKPWVGFSLSRTRIREALSYPGKESHNCTLEQNGAESRILFLIDVNQKRVQVRKLGEQKKLQIYSGLIPEVQNGGSDPKPANDSKAQAAASKGTETQQEVPGKGPNAGSPQKKTEGEAKQQDSGHRVEDLVLALGNVNDSYNFSFHVVIGSEAEGLYNLNFHNCHNRAPANQMPYDITVMIREKNPDGYLSAAEIPLIKLYLVMSACFLAAATVWVYFLCQHKFSVFKIHWLMAALAYTKALSLLFHSINYYFINTEGHPIESLAVMYFVTHLLKGALLFITIALIGTGWAFIKYILSDKEKKLFVIVIPLQVLANVAYIIIESSEEGSSDYASWKQILFLVDLLCCGAILFPVVWSIRHLQEASSTDGKAATNLAKLKLFRHYYVMVVCYIYFSRVIAILLKFTVPFQWQWLYELLVEVSTLVFFILTGYKFRPASNNPYLQLPQEDEEEGEELQMNQVVTEAGVHEGLSKLKKSRVAREAV from the exons ATGTTCGGCCGGAGCCGGCGGGGGCCCGGGGCCTCGCGGGGGCTGGGGCGGCTcctcccgctgctgctgctgctcggggGCGCCGCGGGCCGGATCCACCGCCTGGTGCTGACG GGCGAGAAGAGGGCTGACATCCATTTGAACACCTTTGGCTTCTACGCGAATGGCTCCCTGGAGGTGAACGTGAGCCGGCTGCATCTTGGCCTTGGCAGCGCCAAGCAGGAGAAGCCATGG GTCGGCTTCAGCTTGTCCAGGACGAGGATTCGCGAGGCCCTGTCCTACCCA GGGAAGGAATCTCATAACTGCACCTTGGAACAAAACGGAGCGGAGTCACGAATCCTCTTCCTCATCGACGTCAACCAGAAAAG GGTCCAAGTGCGGAAGCTGGGAGAGCAGAAGAAGCTGCAGATTTATTCCGGTCTGATCCCCGAGGTGCAGAATGGGGGCTCAGATCCGAAACCAGCCAACGATAGCAAGGCCCAGGCTGCTGCCAGTAAAG GCACAGAAACACAGCAGGAAGTGCCTGGTAAAGGGCCCAATGCGGGAAGCCCCCAGAAGAAGACAGAGGGCGAAGCCAAGCAG CAGGATTCCGGCCACAGAGTGGAAGATCTGGTCCTGGCTCTAGGGAACGTGAACGACTCCTACAACTTCAGC TTCCACGTAGTGATCGGCTCGGAGGCGGAAGGTCTGTACAACCTCAACTTTCACAACTGCCACAACAGAGCCCCGGCAAACCAGATGCCTTACGACATCACC GTGATGATCCGAGAGAAGAACCCGGACGGGTACCTGTCGGCTGCCGAGATCCCCCTCATCAAACTCTACCTGGTCATGTCCGCCTGCTTCCTGGCCGCGGCCACCGTGTGGGTCTACTTCCTCTGCCAGCACAA GTTCAGCGTGTTCAAAATCcactggcttatggctgccttaGCGTATACCAAGgccctttctctcctctttcacaGT ATCAACTACTATTTCATTAACACCGAGGGTCACCCGATCGAGAGCTTAGCAGTCATGTACTTCGTGACCCACCT GCTGAAGGGCGCCCTGCTCTTCATCACCATCGCACTGATCGGGACAGGCTGGGCCTTCATCAAGTACATCCTGTCGGACAAAGAGAAGAAGCTCTTTGTGATCGTCATCCCCTTGCAG GTGCTGGCAAACGTCGCTTACATTATCATCGAGTCCTCGGAGGAGGGCAGCAGTGACTACGCCTCCTGGAAGCAGATCCTCTTCCTGGTGGACCTGCTCTGCTGCGGGGCCATCCTCTTCCCCGTGGTGTG GTCCATCCGCCACCTCCAGGAGGCCTCCAGCACAGATGGCAAAG CTGCCACAAACCTGGCGAAACTGAAGCTTTTCAGACATTACTACGTCATG gtcgTGTGTTACATTTACTTCTCCCGCGTCATTGCCATCCTGCTCAAATTCACCGTCCCCTTCCAGTGGCAGTGGCTCTACGAG CTCCTGGTCGAAGTATCCACCTTGGTTTTCTTCATCCTAACGGGATACAAGTTCCGCCCGGCTTCGAACAACCCTTATCTACAGCTGCCCCAAGAGGACgaggaagagggggaggaacTGCAGATGAATCAGGT GGTCACAGAAGCCGGCGTCCATGAGGGTCTCTCCAAGCTGAAGAAGAGCAGGGTTGCCCGTGAGGCAGTGTGA
- the GPR108 gene encoding protein GPR108 isoform X4, giving the protein MFGRSRRGPGASRGLGRLLPLLLLLGGAAGRIHRLVLTGEKRADIHLNTFGFYANGSLEVNVSRLHLGLGSAKQEKPWVGFSLSRTRIREALSYPGKESHNCTLEQNGAESRILFLIDVNQKRVQVRKLGEQKKLQIYSGLIPEVQNGGSDPKPANDSKAQAAASKGTETQQEVPGKGPNAGSPQKKTEGEAKQDSGHRVEDLVLALGNVNDSYNFSFHVVIGSEAEGLYNLNFHNCHNRAPANQMPYDITVMIREKNPDGYLSAAEIPLIKLYLVMSACFLAAATVWVYFLCQHKFSVFKIHWLMAALAYTKALSLLFHSINYYFINTEGHPIESLAVMYFVTHLLKGALLFITIALIGTGWAFIKYILSDKEKKLFVIVIPLQVLANVAYIIIESSEEGSSDYASWKQILFLVDLLCCGAILFPVVWSIRHLQEASSTDGKAATNLAKLKLFRHYYVMVVCYIYFSRVIAILLKFTVPFQWQWLYELLVEVSTLVFFILTGYKFRPASNNPYLQLPQEDEEEGEELQMNQVVTEAGVHEGLSKLKKSRVAREAV; this is encoded by the exons ATGTTCGGCCGGAGCCGGCGGGGGCCCGGGGCCTCGCGGGGGCTGGGGCGGCTcctcccgctgctgctgctgctcggggGCGCCGCGGGCCGGATCCACCGCCTGGTGCTGACG GGCGAGAAGAGGGCTGACATCCATTTGAACACCTTTGGCTTCTACGCGAATGGCTCCCTGGAGGTGAACGTGAGCCGGCTGCATCTTGGCCTTGGCAGCGCCAAGCAGGAGAAGCCATGG GTCGGCTTCAGCTTGTCCAGGACGAGGATTCGCGAGGCCCTGTCCTACCCA GGGAAGGAATCTCATAACTGCACCTTGGAACAAAACGGAGCGGAGTCACGAATCCTCTTCCTCATCGACGTCAACCAGAAAAG GGTCCAAGTGCGGAAGCTGGGAGAGCAGAAGAAGCTGCAGATTTATTCCGGTCTGATCCCCGAGGTGCAGAATGGGGGCTCAGATCCGAAACCAGCCAACGATAGCAAGGCCCAGGCTGCTGCCAGTAAAG GCACAGAAACACAGCAGGAAGTGCCTGGTAAAGGGCCCAATGCGGGAAGCCCCCAGAAGAAGACAGAGGGCGAAGCCAAGCAG GATTCCGGCCACAGAGTGGAAGATCTGGTCCTGGCTCTAGGGAACGTGAACGACTCCTACAACTTCAGC TTCCACGTAGTGATCGGCTCGGAGGCGGAAGGTCTGTACAACCTCAACTTTCACAACTGCCACAACAGAGCCCCGGCAAACCAGATGCCTTACGACATCACC GTGATGATCCGAGAGAAGAACCCGGACGGGTACCTGTCGGCTGCCGAGATCCCCCTCATCAAACTCTACCTGGTCATGTCCGCCTGCTTCCTGGCCGCGGCCACCGTGTGGGTCTACTTCCTCTGCCAGCACAA GTTCAGCGTGTTCAAAATCcactggcttatggctgccttaGCGTATACCAAGgccctttctctcctctttcacaGT ATCAACTACTATTTCATTAACACCGAGGGTCACCCGATCGAGAGCTTAGCAGTCATGTACTTCGTGACCCACCT GCTGAAGGGCGCCCTGCTCTTCATCACCATCGCACTGATCGGGACAGGCTGGGCCTTCATCAAGTACATCCTGTCGGACAAAGAGAAGAAGCTCTTTGTGATCGTCATCCCCTTGCAG GTGCTGGCAAACGTCGCTTACATTATCATCGAGTCCTCGGAGGAGGGCAGCAGTGACTACGCCTCCTGGAAGCAGATCCTCTTCCTGGTGGACCTGCTCTGCTGCGGGGCCATCCTCTTCCCCGTGGTGTG GTCCATCCGCCACCTCCAGGAGGCCTCCAGCACAGATGGCAAAG CTGCCACAAACCTGGCGAAACTGAAGCTTTTCAGACATTACTACGTCATG gtcgTGTGTTACATTTACTTCTCCCGCGTCATTGCCATCCTGCTCAAATTCACCGTCCCCTTCCAGTGGCAGTGGCTCTACGAG CTCCTGGTCGAAGTATCCACCTTGGTTTTCTTCATCCTAACGGGATACAAGTTCCGCCCGGCTTCGAACAACCCTTATCTACAGCTGCCCCAAGAGGACgaggaagagggggaggaacTGCAGATGAATCAGGT GGTCACAGAAGCCGGCGTCCATGAGGGTCTCTCCAAGCTGAAGAAGAGCAGGGTTGCCCGTGAGGCAGTGTGA
- the GPR108 gene encoding protein GPR108 isoform X5 has product MFGRSRRGPGASRGLGRLLPLLLLLGGAAGRIHRLVLTGEKRADIHLNTFGFYANGSLEVNVSRLHLGLGSAKQEKPWVGFSLSRTRIREALSYPFSSLQGKESHNCTLEQNGAESRILFLIDVNQKRVQVRKLGEQKKLQIYSGLIPEVQNGGSDPKPANDSKAQAAASKGTETQQEVPGKGPNAGSPQKKTEGEAKQQDSGHRVEDLVLALGNVNDSYNFSFHVVIGSEAEGLYNLNFHNCHNRAPANQMPYDITVMIREKNPDGYLSAAEIPLIKLYLVMSACFLAAATVWVYFLCQHKFSVFKIHWLMAALAYTKALSLLFHSINYYFINTEGHPIESLAVMYFVTHLLKGALLFITIALIGTGWAFIKYILSDKEKKLFVIVIPLQVLANVAYIIIESSEEGSSDYASWKQILFLVDLLCCGAILFPVVWSIRHLQEASSTDGKAATNLAKLKLFRHYYVMVVCYIYFSRVIAILLKFTVPFQWQWLYELLVEVSTLVFFILTGYKFRPASNNPYLQLPQEDEEEGEELQMNQV; this is encoded by the exons ATGTTCGGCCGGAGCCGGCGGGGGCCCGGGGCCTCGCGGGGGCTGGGGCGGCTcctcccgctgctgctgctgctcggggGCGCCGCGGGCCGGATCCACCGCCTGGTGCTGACG GGCGAGAAGAGGGCTGACATCCATTTGAACACCTTTGGCTTCTACGCGAATGGCTCCCTGGAGGTGAACGTGAGCCGGCTGCATCTTGGCCTTGGCAGCGCCAAGCAGGAGAAGCCATGG GTCGGCTTCAGCTTGTCCAGGACGAGGATTCGCGAGGCCCTGTCCTACCCA TTTTCCTCTCTGCAGGGGAAGGAATCTCATAACTGCACCTTGGAACAAAACGGAGCGGAGTCACGAATCCTCTTCCTCATCGACGTCAACCAGAAAAG GGTCCAAGTGCGGAAGCTGGGAGAGCAGAAGAAGCTGCAGATTTATTCCGGTCTGATCCCCGAGGTGCAGAATGGGGGCTCAGATCCGAAACCAGCCAACGATAGCAAGGCCCAGGCTGCTGCCAGTAAAG GCACAGAAACACAGCAGGAAGTGCCTGGTAAAGGGCCCAATGCGGGAAGCCCCCAGAAGAAGACAGAGGGCGAAGCCAAGCAG CAGGATTCCGGCCACAGAGTGGAAGATCTGGTCCTGGCTCTAGGGAACGTGAACGACTCCTACAACTTCAGC TTCCACGTAGTGATCGGCTCGGAGGCGGAAGGTCTGTACAACCTCAACTTTCACAACTGCCACAACAGAGCCCCGGCAAACCAGATGCCTTACGACATCACC GTGATGATCCGAGAGAAGAACCCGGACGGGTACCTGTCGGCTGCCGAGATCCCCCTCATCAAACTCTACCTGGTCATGTCCGCCTGCTTCCTGGCCGCGGCCACCGTGTGGGTCTACTTCCTCTGCCAGCACAA GTTCAGCGTGTTCAAAATCcactggcttatggctgccttaGCGTATACCAAGgccctttctctcctctttcacaGT ATCAACTACTATTTCATTAACACCGAGGGTCACCCGATCGAGAGCTTAGCAGTCATGTACTTCGTGACCCACCT GCTGAAGGGCGCCCTGCTCTTCATCACCATCGCACTGATCGGGACAGGCTGGGCCTTCATCAAGTACATCCTGTCGGACAAAGAGAAGAAGCTCTTTGTGATCGTCATCCCCTTGCAG GTGCTGGCAAACGTCGCTTACATTATCATCGAGTCCTCGGAGGAGGGCAGCAGTGACTACGCCTCCTGGAAGCAGATCCTCTTCCTGGTGGACCTGCTCTGCTGCGGGGCCATCCTCTTCCCCGTGGTGTG GTCCATCCGCCACCTCCAGGAGGCCTCCAGCACAGATGGCAAAG CTGCCACAAACCTGGCGAAACTGAAGCTTTTCAGACATTACTACGTCATG gtcgTGTGTTACATTTACTTCTCCCGCGTCATTGCCATCCTGCTCAAATTCACCGTCCCCTTCCAGTGGCAGTGGCTCTACGAG CTCCTGGTCGAAGTATCCACCTTGGTTTTCTTCATCCTAACGGGATACAAGTTCCGCCCGGCTTCGAACAACCCTTATCTACAGCTGCCCCAAGAGGACgaggaagagggggaggaacTGCAGATGAATCAGGTGTAA
- the LOC102939470 gene encoding retinol dehydrogenase 8 isoform X1 has translation MSCRTVLLTGCSSGIGLALAVRLAKDELKRFRVIATMRNLDKREALEKQAGPALDKTLEIRQMDVTSEESIQRCVEGIPQRRVDVLVNNAGLGMIGPVESQSVAAMKSLFDTNFFGLVRLVREVFPDMKRRRRGHIVVMSSVLGLQGLLFNDIYCASKFAVEGFCESLALQALKFGVNISLIEPGPVVTEFERKLYEEAACMDLSAVDQETLDIFQGFYMAYSKEVFTVLGQSPDEVAEHTAKVIMAEKPPFRYQTNSLYTPMTTLKHADPTGNLPLNTFHQMIFQHDRLFKASLSLLKMLQWRKRRDVSYNKSP, from the exons atgtCCTGCAGGACCGTGctgctgactggctgctcctcCGGGATAGGGCTGGCTCTGGCCGTCCGGCTGGCTAAAGATGAGCTGAAGAGATTCCGAG TTATCGCCACCATGAGGAACTTGGACAAGCGCGAGGCCTTGGAGAAGCAGGCGGGGCCGGCGTTGGACAAGACCCTGGAAATCCGCCAGATGGATGTGACCAGCGAGGAATCCATCCAGCGCTGCGTGGAGGGCATTCCCCAGCGGAGAGTGGACGTGCTGG TGAACAACGCGGGGCTGGGCATGATCGGGCCGGTGGAGAGCCAGAGCGTCGCTGCCATGAAGAGCCTCTTCGATACCAACTTCTTCGGGCTGGTGCGGCTGGTGCGCGAAGTCTTCCCCGACATGAAGCGCCGGCGCCGGGGCCACATCGTGGTGATGAGCAGCGTGCTGGGGCTGCAAG GCCTCCTCTTCAATGACATCTACTGCGCCTCCAAGTTCGCTGTGGAGGGTTTCTGTGAGAGCTTGGCCCTGCAGGCACTGAAGTTTGGTGTGAA catcAGCCTGATCGAACCCGGGCCGGTGGTGACCGAGTTCGAAAGGAAACTCTACGAAGAAGCCGCCTGCATGGACCTGTCCGCCGTTGACCAGGAGACACTGGACATATTCCAAGGCTTCTACATGGCCTATTCCAAGGAAGTCTTCACGGTGCTGGGGCAGTCGCCAGACGAGGTGGCTGAG CATACGGCCAAGGTGATCATGGCAGAGAAGCCGCCTTTTCGCTACCAGACCAACAGCCTCTACACGCCCATGACCACCCTGAAACACGCCGACCCCACCGGGAACCTGCCTCTGAACACCTTCCACCAGATGATCTTCCAGCATGACCGGCTCTTCAAAGCCAGCCTCAGCCTCCTCAAGATGCTgcagtggaggaagaggagggacgTGTCCTATAACAAGTCTCCTTGA
- the LOC102939470 gene encoding retinol dehydrogenase 8 isoform X2 — MSCRTVLLTGCSSGIGLALAVRLAKDELKRFRVIATMRNLDKREALEKQAGPALDKTLEIRQMDVTSEESIQRCVEGIPQRRVDVLVNNAGLGMIGPVESQSVAAMKSLFDTNFFGLVRLVREVFPDMKRRRRGHIVVMSSVLGLQGLLFNDIYCASKFAVEGFCESLALQALKFGVNISLIEPGPVVTEFERKLYEEAACMDLSAVDQETLDIFQGFYMAYSKEVFTVLGQSPDEVAEVKPRACRSSV, encoded by the exons atgtCCTGCAGGACCGTGctgctgactggctgctcctcCGGGATAGGGCTGGCTCTGGCCGTCCGGCTGGCTAAAGATGAGCTGAAGAGATTCCGAG TTATCGCCACCATGAGGAACTTGGACAAGCGCGAGGCCTTGGAGAAGCAGGCGGGGCCGGCGTTGGACAAGACCCTGGAAATCCGCCAGATGGATGTGACCAGCGAGGAATCCATCCAGCGCTGCGTGGAGGGCATTCCCCAGCGGAGAGTGGACGTGCTGG TGAACAACGCGGGGCTGGGCATGATCGGGCCGGTGGAGAGCCAGAGCGTCGCTGCCATGAAGAGCCTCTTCGATACCAACTTCTTCGGGCTGGTGCGGCTGGTGCGCGAAGTCTTCCCCGACATGAAGCGCCGGCGCCGGGGCCACATCGTGGTGATGAGCAGCGTGCTGGGGCTGCAAG GCCTCCTCTTCAATGACATCTACTGCGCCTCCAAGTTCGCTGTGGAGGGTTTCTGTGAGAGCTTGGCCCTGCAGGCACTGAAGTTTGGTGTGAA catcAGCCTGATCGAACCCGGGCCGGTGGTGACCGAGTTCGAAAGGAAACTCTACGAAGAAGCCGCCTGCATGGACCTGTCCGCCGTTGACCAGGAGACACTGGACATATTCCAAGGCTTCTACATGGCCTATTCCAAGGAAGTCTTCACGGTGCTGGGGCAGTCGCCAGACGAGGTGGCTGAG GTTAAGCCCAGGGCGTGTCGGTCGAGCGTCTGA